A single Anopheles arabiensis isolate DONGOLA chromosome 2, AaraD3, whole genome shotgun sequence DNA region contains:
- the LOC120905858 gene encoding uncharacterized protein LOC120905858, with the protein MHLKVETKRVPLQQLEYEKAEQALLKMAQVDCFIDELKILMKNKNRPTNLWINFEKGSALYELSPMLDEHDIIRVEGRMERAEFLPFSLRFPIILPSDHRVTRLIVRHHHEKSGHGYREAVKNELRQLYHIIHLDATVRKEAAACVWCKRFATTTEYTGA; encoded by the exons ATGCACTTGAAAGTTGAGACGAAACGGGTTCCGTTGCAACAACTGGAGTACGAGAAAGCAGAACAAGCGCTATTGAAGATGGCGCAAGTCGATTGTTTCATTGATGAGCTGAAGATATTAATGAAGAACAAAAATCGACCAACTAATCTATggattaattttgaaaaaggCAGTGCATTGTATGAGCTTTCGCCGATGTTGGATGAGCATGATATTATTCGTGTGGAAGGTCGGATGGAACGAGCGGAATTTCTTCCTTTCAGTTTGAGATTCCCAATAATATTACCCAGCGATCATAGGGTCACCCGACTGATAGTACGTCATCATCATGAGAAGAGCGGACATGGCTACCGCGAAGCTGTGAAAAATGAGCTACGACAGCTCTACCACATCATACATCTCGACGCTACCGTGCGAAAGGAGGCTGCAGCCTGTGTCTGGTGTAAG aGGTTTGCTACTACAACGGAGTACACGGGTGCTTAA